The Dunckerocampus dactyliophorus isolate RoL2022-P2 chromosome 1, RoL_Ddac_1.1, whole genome shotgun sequence genome has a segment encoding these proteins:
- the LOC129189271 gene encoding uncharacterized protein LOC129189271, with protein sequence MWRGHLFACFYLAALVTSQDVTIECREYDVLPPTRHRSPSLLADLKVELVKVSGKDMMNVSWAINIDASIEYLIGTRLRGETDLLCEYTPPLAKADITGSHQKWFHYLVKANYGSNLIQAANLPLPPQGSGPSYKSKRVFIPRPTHSCAPKPTYYPKGEETLADLTTHSPRSDPTHTFNNILVIVYLGLAVGMILTSGCILYKRCGRHVAFSLGFKRLPTSARVPVSVLMVYPPESRAFQKAVMALAEFLQKHAGCSVAIDVWQQGRIAQVGPMRWLVEEVKAAEHVLIISPQPSYPAPSNLVSTGPSTPASAHDLYPLALNMVASHAKNANELAKFWVLQLGKHQDKSYLAPELSACKRFCLLKDLRKLCRSLHTLRQDGKMRADLVFGPDSGKCTVKLRDAVEKLSRDCVVISREAQALNSVITV encoded by the exons ATGTGGAGAGGACACCTTTTTGCCTGCTTTTATCTCGCTGCCCTGGTGACGTCACAAGACGTT ACAATCGAGTGTCGTGAATATGATG TTTTACCCCCCACGCGTCATCGCAGTCCATCTCTGCTAGCAGATTTGAAGGTTGAGTTGGTGAAAGTGTCAGGAAAAGACATGATGAATGTAAGCTGGGCTATCAACATTGACG CCAGCATCGAATATCTGATTGGCACTCGCTTAAGGGGGGAAACTGATCTCCTCTGTGAATACACTCCACCTTTGGCCAAGGCTGACATTACTGGGTCACATCAG AAATGGTTTCATTACTTGGTGAAAGCAAACTATGGCTCCAACTTAATCCAAGCAGCCAATCTTCCTTTGCCGCCGCAGGGCAGCGGCCCCTCTTACAAGTCCAAGAGGGTGTTCATACCTCGCCCCACACACA GTTGTGCACCAAAGCCTACTTATTACCCCAAAGGTGAGGAAACGCTAGCTGACCTCACCACACACAGCCCCCGTTCAG ATCCTACACACACCTTCAACAACATATTGGTGATCGTTTATTTAGGACTTGCTGTTGGCATGATCCTCACTTCTGGATGCATTTTGT ATAAAAGATGCGGGAGACACGTTGCCTTTTCGCTGGGCTTTAAAAGACTGCCTACATCGGCTCGTGTTCCCGTCTCTGTCCTCATGGTGTACCCTCCTGAGAGCAGAGCCTTCCAGAAGGCCGTAATGGCATTGGCAGAGTTTCTGCAGAAGCATGCTGGCTGCAGCGTGGCGATCGACGTATGGCAGCAGGGAAGAATTGCACAGGTTGGTCCCATGCGTTGGCTGGTAGAAGAAGTCAAAGCTGCGGAACATGTCCTCATCATCTCTCCACAG CCAAGCTACCCTGCTCCCTCCAACCTCGTCTCCACGGGACCTTCCACACCAGCTTCAGCTCACGACCTTTACCCTCTCGCCCTCAACATGGTGGCCAGCCACGCTAAGAATGCCAACGAGCTCGCTAAGTTTTGGGTGTTACAGCTAGGCAAGCACCAGGACAAGAGTTACCTGGCTCCAGAACTGAGCGCCTGCAAACGCTTTTGTTTATTGAAGGATTTAAGGAAACTCTGCAGGAGCCTGCACACTCTGAGACAAGATGGCAAGATGAGGGCAGATCTCGTCTTTGGGCCAGACAGTGGAAAGTGTACAGTGAAGTTAAGAGATGCTGTGGAAAAACTAAGTAGAGATTGTGTTGTGATTTCCAGGGAGGCTCAAGCACTCAATTCTGTCATCACTGTTTGA